One Periophthalmus magnuspinnatus isolate fPerMag1 chromosome 15, fPerMag1.2.pri, whole genome shotgun sequence genomic window carries:
- the LOC117382178 gene encoding bone morphogenetic protein receptor type-1A-like: MAGLSLLLALVLLTLKADAAGQNPDHVLQGTGVKPEPRRPGDGSTIAPEDAARFLTCYCSGHCPDDASNSTCMTNGACFAIIEEDEHGDAIITSGCMKYEGSHFQCKDSRYAKPRRTIECCNTDFCNRDLLPTLPPLPPSEGSPHWLAFLISMTICCCTLICITVVCYYRYKWQSERQRYHKDLEQEVFIPAGESLKDLIYQSQSSGSGSGLPLLVQRTIAKQIQMVRQIGKGRYGEVWLGRWRGEKVAVKVFFTREETSWFRETEIYQTVLMRHDNILGFIAADIKSSGAYMQLLLITDFHENGSLYDYLKQSTLDTASLLRLAYSAACGLCHLHTEIYGTQGKPAIAHRDLKSKNILVKKNGTCCIADLGLAVKFNSDTNDVDIPLSNRVGTRRYMAPEVLDETLNKNHFQAYIMADMYSYGLVVWEMARRCVTGGIAEDYQLPYYDMVPSDPSYEDMLEVVCVKGLRPTVSNRWNSDECLRAMLKLMSECWAHNPASRLTILRVKKTLGKMVESQDIKI; the protein is encoded by the exons ctgcCGGTCAGAACCCAGACCATGTCCTGCAGGGCACCGGGGTGAAACCTGAGCCCCGTCGCCCTGGAGATGGCTCCACCATCGCCCCTGAAGACGCTGCCCGCTTTCTCACCTGCTACTGCTCGGGACACTGCCCTGACGACGCGTCCAACAGCACCTGCAT GACAAATGGAGCATGTTTTGCCATCATTGAAGAGGACGAGCACGGAGACGCCATCATCACCTCCGGGTGCATGAAGTATGAAGGCTCCCATTTCCAGTGCAAG GATTCGCGCTATGCTAAACCCAGGAGGACAATTGAATGCTGCAACACGGACTTCTGTAATAGAGACCTGCTGCCCACTCTGCCCCCGCTGCCCCCGTCAG AAGGGAGTCCTCACTGGCTGGCGTTCCTCATCTCTATGACCATCTGCTGCTGCACTCTCATCTGTATCACTGTGGTCTGCTACTACAg GTACAAGTGGCAGAGTGAGCGTCAGCGCTACCACAAAGACCTGGAGCAGGAAGTGTTTATCCCTGCAGGAGAGTCTCTCAAGGACCTCATCTACCAGTCCCAGAGCTCGGGCTCAGGCTcagggctccctctgctg GTGCAGAGAACCATCGCCAAGCAGATTCAGATGGTGCGTCAGATCGGAAAGGGTCGCTATGGCGAGGTGTGGCTCGGccgatggagaggagagaaagtggcCGTCAAAGTGTTCTTCACCCGAGAGGAGACCAGCTGgttcagagagacagagatctACCAGACTGTGCTCATGAGACACGACAATATCCTGG gtTTCATCGCAGCGGACATCAAGAGTTCTGGCGCCTACATGCAGCTCCTCCTCATCACAGACTTCCACGAGAACGGCTCCCTGTACGACTACCTGAAGCAGAGCACGCTGGACACAGCCTCACTGCTTCGACTGGCCTACTCGGCGGCCTGCGGGCTGTGCCACCTCCACACCGAGATCTACGGCACCCAGGGCAAACCCGCAATCGCCCACCGGGACCTCAAGAGCAAGAACATCCTGGTCAAGAAGAACGGCACCTGCTGCATCGCCGACCTGGGGCTGGCCGTCAAGTTCAATAG TGATACAAATGACGTGGACATCCCGCTGAGTAACCGTGTGGGCACTCGGCGGTACATGGCTCCGGAGGTCCTGGATGAGACCCTGAACAAGAACCACTTCCAGGCCTACATCATGGCCGACATGTACAGCTACGGCCTGGTCGTGTGGGAGATGGCTCGCCGCTGTGTCACTGGAG GTATCGCAGAGGACTATCAGCTGCCCTACTATGACATGGTGCCCTCAGATCCCTCCTATGAGGACATGTTAGAGGTGGTGTGTGTCAAAGGACTGAGGCCCACAGTGTCCAACCGCTGGAACAGTGACGAG TGCCTCCGAGCCATGCTGAAGCTGATGTCCGAATGCTGGGCCCATAATCCCGCGTCCCGCCTCACCATCCTCCGAGTGAAGAAGACTCTGGGGAAGATGGTGGAGTCCCAGGACATCAAGATTTGA